A window of the Dyadobacter pollutisoli genome harbors these coding sequences:
- a CDS encoding sugar phosphate isomerase/epimerase family protein produces the protein MKTIKGPGIFLAQFLGDEAPFNSLDTIADYMAGLGYKGLQLPTWDPRVIDVKQAAESQTYADELKGKLADKGLEITELASHIIGQLVASHPVYDEMYDGFAVPEVRKNPKARAEWATQHLKYVAKASANLGLKASATFSGALAWPFLYPWPQRPAGLVETAFKELATRWKPILDVYDENGVDVAYELHPGEDVFDGSTFEMFVDYLGGHTRANINYDPSHFVLQQLDYLQFIDLYHDRIKAFHVKDAEFNPTGKQGVYSGFAGWADRAGRFRSLGDGQVDFGSIFSKLSQYNYDSWAVLEWECCIKSPVQGAAEGAPFIEGHIIEVTTKAFDDFAGTGADEAFNRKVLGL, from the coding sequence ATGAAAACTATTAAAGGACCGGGGATATTTCTTGCACAATTTCTTGGAGACGAAGCTCCGTTCAATTCATTGGACACCATTGCAGATTACATGGCTGGACTAGGCTACAAAGGTTTGCAGCTTCCTACCTGGGATCCTCGCGTGATCGACGTGAAGCAAGCAGCTGAATCTCAGACTTATGCTGATGAGCTTAAAGGTAAATTGGCTGACAAAGGACTGGAAATCACTGAACTTGCGTCTCACATTATCGGGCAGCTGGTGGCTTCTCACCCTGTTTACGACGAAATGTATGACGGTTTCGCAGTACCTGAGGTTAGAAAAAACCCAAAGGCACGTGCGGAATGGGCGACACAACATTTGAAATATGTAGCCAAAGCAAGCGCTAATCTTGGACTGAAAGCGAGCGCGACTTTTTCAGGAGCATTGGCTTGGCCATTCCTTTATCCGTGGCCTCAGCGCCCGGCAGGACTGGTTGAAACTGCATTTAAAGAACTGGCTACAAGGTGGAAACCAATTCTGGATGTTTATGACGAAAACGGTGTTGACGTAGCTTACGAACTTCACCCGGGTGAAGATGTTTTCGACGGAAGTACGTTTGAAATGTTCGTAGACTATCTGGGCGGACATACCCGCGCCAATATTAATTACGATCCAAGCCATTTTGTATTGCAGCAGCTGGATTATCTGCAATTCATTGACCTGTACCATGACCGTATCAAAGCATTCCACGTAAAAGATGCCGAGTTTAATCCTACCGGAAAACAAGGTGTGTACAGTGGCTTTGCGGGCTGGGCCGACAGAGCGGGCCGTTTCCGTTCATTAGGTGACGGTCAGGTTGATTTTGGCAGCATTTTCTCAAAATTATCTCAGTACAATTACGATAGCTGGGCGGTTTTGGAATGGGAATGCTGCATCAAATCACCTGTACAAGGAGCTGCGGAAGGTGCGCCATTCATCGAAGGTCACATCATCGAAGTGACTACAAAAGCATTTGACGATTTTGCCGGAACAGGTGCCGATGAGGCATTTAACCGAAAAGTTCTGGGATTATAA
- a CDS encoding TIGR02757 family protein has translation MPSTEISVPTISSYIFELLEEKSAQYNRPDFIAFDPISIPHRFSKKQDIEIMGFWAAVLAWGQRKTIINKCLELSALMDNAPYDFVMNHQDSDLKQFLNFKHRTFNSTDTLYFIHFFQQYYRQHESLEFAFSSHLKPGDITIENALIGFHDLFSNSEHFPTRTRKHIATPVRKSSCKRLNMFLRWMVRTDNNGVDFGIWNTIKPSQLVCPCDVHVDRVARLLGLIKRPVTDWQTAIELTASLRQVDPNDPVKYDFALFGLGIEGFAK, from the coding sequence ATGCCAAGCACTGAGATCTCTGTTCCTACGATTTCATCCTACATCTTTGAGTTACTGGAAGAAAAATCCGCGCAGTACAACCGCCCGGATTTTATTGCTTTCGACCCGATCAGCATTCCCCACCGATTTTCAAAAAAGCAGGACATTGAAATAATGGGTTTCTGGGCAGCAGTACTAGCCTGGGGACAGCGAAAGACCATTATTAATAAATGCCTCGAATTGTCGGCTTTGATGGATAATGCACCTTATGATTTTGTCATGAATCATCAGGACAGTGATTTGAAGCAATTTCTGAATTTCAAGCACCGCACTTTCAATTCGACAGATACCCTATACTTCATTCATTTTTTTCAACAATACTATCGTCAGCACGAGTCGCTCGAATTTGCTTTCAGCAGCCATTTAAAACCTGGCGACATTACTATTGAAAATGCATTGATCGGCTTTCATGACCTGTTTTCAAATTCAGAACACTTTCCGACCAGAACCCGAAAGCACATTGCTACTCCTGTGCGGAAGTCATCGTGCAAGCGCCTGAACATGTTTCTACGCTGGATGGTCAGGACCGACAACAACGGTGTCGATTTCGGTATCTGGAACACCATTAAACCCTCCCAACTCGTATGTCCATGCGACGTACACGTAGACCGCGTCGCCCGCCTCCTGGGCCTGATCAAACGACCCGTCACTGACTGGCAAACAGCAATCGAACTAACAGCTTCTCTTAGACAAGTCGATCCAAATGATCCGGTGAAATATGACTTTGCATTATTTGGGTTGGGTATTGAAGGATTTGCGAAGTAG
- a CDS encoding tail fiber domain-containing protein has protein sequence MKRIYRLAGAMMIVAGVCNNLSAQTTSLGDGAGKQGQEGTYVGGFAGMQTTGIENTFIGAASGMSNIGGSQNTALGSKSAYSLKTGTENTFLGAYSGKSNDVGSFNTFIGARSGFGNNEGLRNSFVGVMAGHENKKGSDNVFFGHKSGYANISGEYNSFVGNRAGEANVSGVLNVFLGYRAGYNNVDGHGNTFLGYLASGTASIKNSTALGVGSLVTRDFSVVLGSTYSNVGIATTAPLYKLHVGSSDVAKVGSSTWIIASDQRLKQDVSDYKDGLEALKQIKPVWFSYNGQAGMPTKKKFVGIIAQEMQKIAPYTVGNFTYVDSLGNKTDYLDYDANAITYMIINSVKEQQEIIEQKEAKIQEISGQVAELSKRLEQLERIIASGPLKPVGNPAAKLGNEPNENGVVLDQNAPNGFSQSTSINFFIPQSVKDAVINIYSTDGVKVGSYPVTDRGQSALKLSAKTFRSGVFIYDLVTDGKSNGAKKMVVTE, from the coding sequence ATGAAACGAATTTACAGGTTGGCGGGTGCTATGATGATAGTGGCCGGCGTGTGCAATAATCTTAGTGCTCAGACAACATCGCTTGGAGACGGGGCTGGGAAGCAAGGCCAGGAAGGTACATATGTAGGAGGTTTTGCAGGGATGCAAACTACCGGCATTGAAAATACCTTTATTGGCGCAGCATCCGGTATGAGCAATATCGGCGGTAGCCAAAATACTGCGTTGGGAAGTAAATCTGCATACTCCCTTAAAACAGGTACCGAAAATACGTTCTTGGGAGCCTATTCTGGTAAGTCAAATGATGTTGGAAGTTTTAACACCTTTATTGGCGCTCGATCCGGCTTCGGTAATAATGAAGGGTTAAGAAACTCCTTTGTCGGAGTTATGGCCGGACACGAAAATAAGAAAGGCAGCGACAATGTTTTTTTCGGCCATAAAAGTGGATATGCCAATATAAGTGGCGAGTATAATTCATTCGTTGGCAATCGAGCCGGTGAAGCAAACGTGAGTGGGGTACTAAATGTTTTTCTTGGATATAGGGCTGGTTATAATAATGTTGATGGCCACGGTAATACGTTTCTAGGCTACCTGGCATCGGGAACAGCAAGCATTAAAAACTCGACGGCTTTAGGTGTGGGATCACTCGTAACAAGAGACTTTAGTGTCGTCCTTGGAAGTACATATAGTAATGTGGGTATTGCCACCACGGCACCCCTTTATAAGCTTCATGTAGGTTCTTCCGATGTTGCCAAGGTGGGTTCCTCGACCTGGATTATAGCTTCAGACCAGCGTCTGAAACAAGATGTCTCCGATTACAAGGACGGCCTCGAGGCATTGAAACAAATCAAGCCGGTATGGTTTAGCTACAACGGGCAGGCAGGCATGCCAACAAAGAAGAAATTTGTAGGCATTATTGCGCAGGAAATGCAGAAGATCGCGCCTTACACGGTTGGCAATTTTACTTATGTTGATTCTCTGGGGAATAAAACAGACTATCTTGACTACGATGCAAATGCGATCACCTACATGATTATCAACTCCGTAAAGGAGCAGCAGGAAATCATCGAACAAAAAGAAGCTAAAATTCAGGAAATAAGCGGACAAGTTGCTGAACTGTCGAAACGTCTTGAACAATTGGAACGCATTATTGCCTCGGGACCATTAAAGCCAGTTGGAAACCCTGCGGCCAAACTTGGTAATGAACCGAACGAAAATGGTGTCGTGCTCGATCAAAATGCACCTAATGGTTTTTCACAAAGCACTTCGATTAACTTTTTTATTCCGCAATCCGTAAAAGATGCAGTGATTAACATTTATTCGACCGACGGCGTAAAAGTGGGTTCATACCCGGTAACTGATCGGGGACAATCTGCATTGAAACTTTCAGCTAAAACTTTTCGCAGCGGCGTATTCATCTATGACCTTGTTACAGATGGCAAAAGCAATGGCGCAAAGAAAATGGTTGTGACAGAGTAA
- a CDS encoding four helix bundle protein, protein MNDFNAKEVFVSALRDRTKTFVLRSIRLFKSLPSSEEARVIGKQFLRSSSSVGANYRAACRARSQREFFAKLSITIEEADESLFWMEIISEAELLPIEKLQNLMNEATEIIKILSKARKTAS, encoded by the coding sequence ATGAATGATTTTAATGCTAAGGAAGTGTTTGTCAGCGCACTTCGTGATAGGACTAAGACTTTTGTTTTGCGTAGCATTCGCCTGTTTAAGTCCCTTCCCTCCAGTGAAGAGGCGCGAGTTATTGGTAAGCAGTTTTTGAGGTCTTCATCTTCTGTTGGTGCCAATTATCGAGCTGCATGTAGAGCGAGAAGTCAGAGGGAGTTTTTCGCAAAACTTAGTATTACAATCGAAGAAGCGGACGAGTCATTATTCTGGATGGAAATCATTTCGGAAGCTGAACTTCTTCCTATTGAAAAATTACAAAACCTAATGAATGAAGCAACAGAAATAATAAAAATTCTCTCAAAAGCCCGCAAAACCGCCAGCTAA
- a CDS encoding Gfo/Idh/MocA family protein: MGMVGGSLDAFIGGVHRRAAIMDGEIELVCGAFSSDPAKSKETGKALYLPENRVYNDFEEMILKEKQLPEGDRMDFVAIVTPNHVHHAPTKLALENGFHVVCDKPICLNTEEAEEIAALVEKTGLIFCLTHNYTGYPMVKEAKSMIASGALGEIRKVIVEYPQGWLATLVEVTGNKQAAWRTDPKRSGAAGGLGDIGTHAENLAEYITGLKITQVCADLTIFVEGRLLDDDANILLRFNNGAKGILQNSQIANGEENDLNIRVYGETGGLQWKQLDPNTLIHKTNHGVRIIRTGVGNLSKAAQINTRIPAGHPEGYFEAFANLYRNFAIHLRAHWEGRDADPVYDFPTAKEGVRAMKFIDAVIASNNSDTKWTDL, from the coding sequence ATGGGTATGGTAGGCGGATCCCTTGATGCATTTATAGGTGGGGTCCATCGCCGTGCAGCGATCATGGATGGAGAAATTGAACTTGTTTGCGGTGCGTTTAGCTCTGATCCCGCCAAGTCAAAAGAAACGGGAAAAGCATTGTATCTCCCTGAAAACCGGGTTTACAATGACTTTGAAGAGATGATTTTAAAAGAGAAACAATTACCTGAGGGAGACAGAATGGACTTCGTGGCGATCGTTACACCTAACCACGTTCACCACGCCCCTACCAAGCTTGCCCTTGAAAACGGATTTCACGTAGTTTGCGATAAACCTATTTGCTTAAATACCGAGGAGGCCGAAGAAATTGCCGCCTTAGTAGAGAAAACAGGGCTTATTTTTTGTCTGACCCATAATTATACCGGCTATCCAATGGTGAAAGAAGCGAAGAGTATGATCGCTTCCGGTGCTCTTGGGGAAATCCGAAAAGTCATCGTAGAATATCCACAGGGCTGGCTTGCTACGCTCGTTGAAGTGACGGGCAACAAACAGGCTGCCTGGCGTACAGACCCCAAACGCTCCGGCGCTGCCGGTGGTTTGGGCGACATTGGAACGCACGCCGAAAATCTTGCGGAATATATTACCGGCCTCAAAATTACCCAGGTATGTGCTGACCTGACGATTTTTGTGGAAGGCCGTCTGCTGGATGACGACGCCAATATTTTGCTTCGTTTTAACAATGGTGCAAAGGGTATCCTGCAAAACAGCCAGATCGCAAATGGAGAAGAAAACGACCTGAATATCAGGGTCTACGGTGAAACGGGTGGTTTGCAATGGAAGCAATTAGACCCTAACACATTGATACACAAAACGAACCATGGTGTGCGTATTATCCGCACCGGTGTAGGTAATCTGTCAAAGGCCGCACAGATCAATACCCGCATTCCTGCCGGTCATCCCGAGGGCTATTTCGAGGCTTTCGCAAACCTGTACCGGAACTTCGCCATTCATCTGAGAGCGCATTGGGAAGGACGTGATGCTGACCCTGTATACGATTTCCCGACCGCAAAAGAGGGCGTGAGAGCGATGAAATTTATCGACGCTGTGATCGCCTCCAATAATTCGGACACCAAGTGGACCGATCTCTGA
- a CDS encoding Gfo/Idh/MocA family protein, translating into MNKIKVGVVGTGFIGPAHIEALRRLPNVEVAALCEVTAELAKAKADSLGIARSYTFDELLKQDDIQAIHICTPNFLHYSQSKAALLAGKHVICEKPLAKDLVEAEELVELAAKTGLVNAVHFNLRYYPLARQMKSMREKGELGEIYSFIGSYLQDWLFYQTDYNWRLEPDKSGDSRAIADIGSHLMDILEYITGLKTVAVMADFNTVHKTRKKPLKAVETYSGKMLQPEDYADVPITTEDHANVLLRFDNGNKGVITVSQVSAGRKNRMSLEISGSKKTFSWCSESPNEMWIGNRDKANEILMRDPSLVNEDVRSTITFPGGHNEGFPDTSKQMFKEVYAAIEQGKQPENPTFPTFADGYRELLICEKILESNKAQAWVTI; encoded by the coding sequence ATGAACAAAATTAAAGTTGGCGTTGTCGGTACAGGTTTCATTGGACCCGCACACATTGAAGCTCTGAGACGTCTTCCTAATGTAGAAGTGGCTGCACTTTGTGAAGTAACCGCTGAACTGGCCAAAGCAAAAGCTGATAGCCTGGGAATTGCCCGTTCCTATACCTTTGATGAGCTTTTGAAACAAGACGATATTCAGGCTATTCACATTTGTACACCCAACTTCCTTCACTACTCGCAGTCAAAAGCTGCTTTGCTGGCTGGAAAGCATGTTATTTGTGAAAAGCCTCTTGCCAAAGACCTGGTGGAAGCAGAAGAGCTAGTTGAACTGGCTGCTAAAACCGGATTGGTGAATGCAGTACACTTTAACCTTCGTTACTATCCTTTGGCACGCCAGATGAAATCGATGCGTGAAAAAGGCGAATTGGGAGAGATCTATTCTTTCATTGGTTCTTACCTGCAAGACTGGCTTTTTTACCAAACCGATTACAACTGGCGTCTTGAGCCAGACAAATCAGGTGATTCCCGCGCGATCGCGGACATTGGTTCTCACTTAATGGATATCCTGGAATACATTACCGGCCTTAAAACTGTGGCGGTAATGGCTGATTTCAATACGGTTCACAAAACCCGTAAAAAGCCCCTTAAAGCGGTTGAAACCTATTCAGGCAAAATGCTGCAACCTGAGGATTACGCGGATGTTCCCATTACAACAGAAGACCATGCGAACGTATTGCTTCGTTTCGATAATGGAAACAAAGGTGTAATTACGGTATCACAGGTTTCTGCAGGACGTAAAAACCGTATGTCCCTGGAAATTTCAGGTTCAAAGAAAACATTTAGCTGGTGCTCCGAATCACCGAATGAAATGTGGATCGGTAACCGCGACAAGGCCAACGAAATCCTGATGCGCGATCCTTCACTTGTGAACGAGGATGTACGTTCTACGATCACATTCCCAGGTGGACATAATGAAGGTTTCCCTGATACTTCGAAACAAATGTTCAAAGAAGTTTACGCTGCGATTGAACAAGGCAAACAACCCGAAAATCCAACATTCCCAACATTCGCCGACGGCTATCGCGAATTGCTCATTTGTGAAAAAATACTAGAAAGTAACAAGGCCCAGGCTTGGGTAACTATTTAA
- a CDS encoding ThuA domain-containing protein, translated as MLLVACACFQAFAQVITPEKRVLVFSKTAGFRHSSIPAGRAALIKLGQEKSFAVDTTENSAVFTEKNLQKYSAVIFLNTTGNVLNDKQQDAFERYIQAGGGYVGIHAATDTEYDWPWYNKLSGAYFASHPGNPNVQEGEAYVVNDNHPSMKDFPKKWTIKDEFYDFKSFNPKVTVLVKIDEKTYKDGKMRDNHPMSWYHEYDGGKAFYTNFGHEDATFVNPVFVKHLTGGLEYVMASKLDYSKARPEENRFTKKVLATKLDEPTELVVLDDQRVLFTERKGKLKLYNPKTGKIKLVGEVPVYTKQEYGLMGLNVDPNFKTNKLIYMYYSPPSTEADTAQHLSRFKYDDVKDTLMLGTEEVLLTVPVKRTDCCHTGGSIAWDSKGNLYLSTGDDVNPFQSNGYGPIDERPGREGWDGQHSSSNTNSLRGKVLRIKPRYGDRRANMPGGTNLYDIPEGNLFPPGTDKTRAEIYVMGTRNPYRISVDQHNGYLYWGDVGPDASEDNPKRGPRGYDEVNQARKAGYFGYPLFIADNKPYIDFNFADSTSGKPFDAAKPINNSPHNTGLQELPPAQPAYIYYPYADSPDFGAVVGKGGRNAMAGPVYYAADFKDGKDKFPQYYNGKFFAYDWIRDYINIVTMNEQGDLMNIERFLPNTKFSHPIDMQFANDGSLYTLEYGPNWFAQNDEASLSHITYNAGNRVPVATASATNTTGALPLKVNFSSKGSMDYDGDAIKYEWSFGKGLPKNTLPNPSYTYAKAGEYTAVLKVTDNAGNSNTSEVIVRVGNAIPKVDVAIKGNKTFYWNDKPVNYEVAVSDKEDGSLANKKIPEDEVTLTINYLEGFDKTQLAQGHQANTGFETGKRLIELSDCKACHSNDKKSIGPAYREVAKKYASERNSLKTLTDKVLKGGGGVWGEQVMPGHPQHKPEEVEDMVKYILSLANEKAVDKKPLKSSYVTQAKQKDGSYIFTASYTDKGNGKMGPLTGSKTVALRPAKINANTYDDGKDVAKFKLPSGPEIVLGSKNGSYITFDDIDLTGIGNIEVAAGFREGTTAGGILEARLDSPTGPKVGEVKVSSAGTVSITVKAVDSNLHKLIFVFKNPESGGKPLFSVETIQFNGAAM; from the coding sequence ATGTTGCTGGTGGCCTGCGCGTGTTTTCAGGCATTTGCGCAAGTCATTACACCTGAAAAACGTGTGCTGGTGTTCTCCAAAACCGCCGGATTTCGTCATAGTTCTATCCCGGCAGGGAGAGCTGCACTGATCAAACTAGGCCAGGAAAAGAGCTTCGCAGTCGATACTACTGAAAACTCTGCCGTTTTTACAGAAAAAAACCTGCAAAAATACAGCGCGGTCATTTTCCTGAATACCACAGGGAATGTCCTTAATGATAAACAACAAGATGCATTTGAGCGTTACATCCAGGCTGGTGGGGGCTATGTGGGAATCCACGCTGCGACGGACACCGAATATGATTGGCCATGGTATAACAAACTGTCAGGCGCGTATTTTGCAAGCCACCCGGGCAATCCTAATGTACAGGAAGGGGAAGCATATGTAGTGAACGATAACCATCCGTCGATGAAGGATTTTCCTAAAAAATGGACGATCAAGGATGAGTTTTATGATTTCAAAAGTTTCAATCCCAAAGTAACGGTTCTTGTCAAAATTGACGAAAAGACCTATAAAGATGGCAAAATGCGTGATAACCACCCGATGTCATGGTACCACGAATACGATGGCGGAAAAGCATTCTACACCAATTTCGGCCATGAGGACGCTACATTCGTTAATCCTGTGTTTGTCAAACATTTGACAGGTGGTCTGGAATATGTAATGGCTTCCAAACTGGATTATTCCAAAGCACGTCCGGAAGAAAACCGCTTCACTAAAAAAGTACTCGCTACCAAACTTGACGAGCCTACTGAACTGGTCGTTCTGGACGATCAGCGCGTTTTGTTTACAGAGCGTAAAGGAAAGCTGAAATTATATAACCCAAAGACCGGTAAGATCAAACTGGTGGGTGAAGTACCGGTTTATACCAAGCAGGAATATGGTTTGATGGGGCTGAACGTTGATCCTAATTTTAAAACCAACAAGCTGATCTACATGTACTATTCGCCACCATCCACGGAGGCTGATACTGCACAACATTTGTCACGTTTCAAATACGACGACGTGAAGGATACGCTTATGCTGGGTACGGAGGAGGTTTTATTGACCGTACCGGTTAAAAGAACAGATTGCTGCCACACAGGCGGTTCTATTGCCTGGGACAGTAAAGGGAATTTGTATTTGTCAACCGGCGATGACGTAAACCCCTTCCAATCAAATGGATACGGCCCTATCGATGAACGTCCGGGTAGAGAAGGCTGGGATGGCCAACATTCCTCTTCAAACACTAACTCACTGAGAGGAAAAGTATTGCGTATTAAACCTCGCTATGGAGACCGTCGTGCCAATATGCCTGGTGGGACCAATTTGTACGACATTCCGGAAGGAAATTTGTTCCCTCCAGGTACCGATAAAACCCGCGCTGAAATTTATGTGATGGGTACCAGAAATCCTTATCGTATCTCAGTGGATCAGCATAATGGCTATCTATATTGGGGCGATGTTGGCCCTGATGCTTCGGAAGACAACCCTAAAAGAGGCCCGAGGGGATACGATGAAGTGAATCAGGCCAGAAAGGCAGGGTACTTTGGTTATCCATTGTTCATCGCCGACAACAAGCCTTACATTGATTTTAACTTCGCAGACAGTACATCGGGGAAACCCTTTGACGCTGCAAAACCGATCAACAATTCGCCGCATAATACCGGCTTGCAAGAATTGCCTCCAGCCCAGCCTGCATATATCTATTATCCGTACGCCGATTCGCCTGATTTCGGCGCGGTCGTAGGCAAAGGCGGACGTAATGCAATGGCAGGCCCTGTTTACTATGCGGCTGATTTTAAGGACGGTAAAGACAAATTCCCTCAGTATTATAATGGCAAATTCTTCGCCTATGACTGGATTCGTGATTACATCAATATTGTAACCATGAATGAGCAGGGAGACCTGATGAACATTGAGCGTTTCTTGCCAAACACTAAGTTCAGTCACCCGATCGATATGCAATTCGCCAACGACGGATCATTGTACACATTGGAATACGGCCCGAATTGGTTCGCACAAAACGACGAAGCGAGCTTGTCGCATATCACCTACAATGCAGGTAATCGCGTTCCCGTAGCAACCGCGTCTGCAACCAACACAACAGGCGCATTGCCGTTAAAAGTCAATTTTTCATCAAAAGGCTCAATGGATTACGATGGCGACGCGATCAAATATGAATGGTCGTTTGGCAAAGGATTGCCTAAAAACACGCTGCCTAACCCAAGCTATACTTATGCCAAAGCAGGCGAGTATACTGCGGTTTTGAAAGTAACAGACAATGCGGGCAACTCCAATACTTCGGAAGTAATCGTCAGGGTTGGTAATGCGATACCAAAGGTTGATGTTGCGATCAAAGGCAATAAAACCTTCTACTGGAACGATAAGCCTGTCAATTATGAAGTAGCAGTAAGCGACAAGGAGGATGGTAGTTTGGCCAATAAAAAAATCCCGGAAGACGAGGTAACATTGACTATCAATTACCTGGAAGGTTTCGATAAAACGCAGCTTGCGCAAGGCCATCAGGCTAATACAGGATTTGAAACAGGCAAGCGTCTGATCGAACTAAGCGACTGTAAAGCTTGTCATTCCAATGACAAAAAGTCAATCGGGCCGGCGTATAGAGAAGTGGCTAAAAAATACGCCAGCGAAAGAAATTCCCTCAAAACATTGACAGATAAAGTTTTAAAAGGCGGTGGTGGAGTTTGGGGCGAACAGGTTATGCCGGGACACCCGCAGCACAAGCCAGAAGAAGTGGAAGATATGGTGAAGTACATTCTTTCGCTTGCAAACGAAAAGGCTGTTGATAAAAAACCGTTGAAAAGCAGTTATGTAACCCAGGCGAAGCAAAAAGACGGTTCTTACATTTTCACGGCCAGCTATACTGACAAGGGCAATGGTAAAATGGGACCTTTGACAGGTTCGAAAACGGTGGCTTTGCGACCAGCTAAAATCAATGCAAACACTTATGATGATGGAAAAGACGTAGCGAAGTTCAAGTTACCAAGCGGCCCTGAAATCGTACTAGGTTCCAAAAACGGCAGCTACATTACTTTTGACGACATTGACCTGACAGGCATTGGCAACATTGAAGTAGCAGCAGGATTCAGAGAAGGCACAACTGCCGGAGGAATTCTCGAAGCCCGTCTTGACTCGCCGACCGGGCCAAAAGTAGGGGAAGTGAAAGTATCATCGGCTGGAACTGTCAGCATTACTGTCAAGGCAGTCGATAGCAATCTGCACAAATTGATTTTTGTATTCAAGAATCCGGAGTCAGGAGGTAAGCCGTTGTTCTCTGTTGAGACGATACAGTTTAATGGTGCGGCAATGTAA
- a CDS encoding septal ring lytic transglycosylase RlpA family protein, with product MKYIFCLTILAGLLTGMVSARAKGTNVADSVGVEKVGGKIFVLHRVNQGQTMFAVVRQYGTTIQALREANPGMSDQIQSGQTIRVPYTPKVSKKESRKEDKKEEKKEAQKAEVKDVKPVVDTPRTQVPTPITSSPTAGSAVSIAPNGIHKVEPGQTLYRVAVKYGVLMADLRKWNNLTDDNLKDGQELIVSEKGAEKATAAMTPPAPKVNTTVVKDSVKAKTVVPEKVVKPVEEVAPPKVVKGKKKSESGLAEVIETDESTSKFLGLHRTAPIGALVEVLNEYNQEKIIVRIIGRIPDTSINDDIVIKLSSRAFEKVSPNSKRFRAVVSYLE from the coding sequence ATGAAATATATTTTTTGCCTGACCATTTTGGCAGGTTTGTTGACAGGAATGGTGAGTGCCCGGGCTAAGGGAACGAATGTTGCAGACTCGGTAGGAGTCGAAAAAGTGGGGGGCAAAATATTTGTTCTGCACAGGGTAAATCAGGGACAGACAATGTTTGCAGTGGTGCGCCAGTATGGAACCACGATTCAGGCCCTGCGGGAAGCTAATCCAGGAATGAGTGATCAGATCCAGTCCGGACAGACGATACGTGTCCCCTACACTCCCAAGGTTTCGAAAAAAGAATCCCGGAAAGAGGATAAAAAAGAAGAGAAAAAAGAGGCGCAAAAAGCTGAGGTGAAGGACGTGAAACCAGTAGTGGATACGCCTCGTACACAGGTCCCTACACCCATCACATCATCGCCCACAGCGGGATCGGCGGTTTCAATAGCACCTAACGGAATACACAAAGTCGAACCAGGGCAGACTTTATACCGCGTTGCGGTAAAGTATGGCGTGTTAATGGCCGATCTTCGGAAATGGAATAATCTGACAGACGATAATCTAAAAGATGGTCAGGAACTGATCGTAAGCGAAAAAGGTGCTGAAAAAGCAACTGCCGCAATGACCCCTCCTGCTCCCAAAGTTAATACGACGGTAGTTAAGGATTCTGTAAAGGCCAAAACCGTAGTACCTGAAAAAGTAGTGAAGCCGGTGGAAGAAGTTGCTCCGCCAAAAGTGGTGAAAGGCAAGAAGAAATCTGAATCAGGTCTGGCGGAAGTCATTGAAACAGATGAAAGTACGAGCAAGTTTCTAGGTCTTCACCGCACAGCTCCTATCGGTGCCTTGGTGGAAGTCTTGAACGAATACAATCAGGAAAAAATCATTGTCAGGATTATTGGAAGGATACCCGACACGAGCATTAATGATGACATTGTGATCAAGCTATCATCCCGTGCTTTTGAAAAAGTATCACCCAACAGCAAACGATTCAGGGCGGTAGTGAGTTATTTAGAGTAG